One window of the Pelmatolapia mariae isolate MD_Pm_ZW linkage group LG15, Pm_UMD_F_2, whole genome shotgun sequence genome contains the following:
- the insm1a gene encoding insulinoma-associated protein 1a, with translation MPRGFLVKRNKKTNPVSYRVRSEDEETDQTAADAPPLLPPSSSSSAPLVSIPVRARTPTPTCGAAATAPEPDAKPVQFGNPEAVYQALYSPTRPVSHEHDRSYSEARFSLGSPVSAESFPTPAAITALDHLFAPVDLKIGSSNSSRPESSSSSAGTLPAAATGGSKRCANDAERKGKPPSKKTKAIRKLHFEDDVTTSPVLGLKIKEAPVDQKPPRAPPAGGDHVPLGEFVCQLCREAYADPFALAQHKCSRIVRVEYRCPECDKVFSCPANLASHRRWHKPKPQNTPSDKVSASKTASDEAKDSSDRDTPSPEPSESGSEDGLYDCSQCGKRFKRQAYLRKHLASQHGSPKAAEEEDAAGCEQSAAPLNLSASCCHLCPVCGENFTSRGSQERHIRLLHSSQVYSCKYCPAVFYSSPGLTRHINKCHPSENRQVILLQMPLRPAC, from the coding sequence ATGCCCAGAGGATTCCTGGTAAAAAGGAACAAGAAAACCAACCCGGTGTCCTACCGGGTCCGCTCCGAGGACGAAGAAACGGACCAAACGGCGGCTGATGCTCCGCCGCTGCTGccgccctcctcctcctcttcagcgCCTCTCGTCTCCATCCCGGTGCGCGCGCGGACGCCTACGCCCACCTGCGGGGCGGCGGCCACGGCTCCGGAGCCCGATGCTAAGCCCGTGCAGTTCGGGAACCCGGAGGCGGTGTATCAGGCTCTGTACAGCCCCACCCGCCCCGTCAGCCACGAGCACGACCGCTCCTACTCCGAGGCCCGCTTCAGCCTCGGCTCGCCGGTTTCCGCGGAGTCTTTCCCCACACCGGCAGCCATCACCGCCCTGGATCACCTCTTCGCCCCGGTGGACCTGAAGATCGGCTCCAGCAACAGCAGCCGCCCCGAGAGCAGCTCGTCATCCGCCGGGACGCTCCCCGCCGCTGCAACCGGCGGCTCCAAGCGCTGCGCCAACGACGCCGAGCGCAAAGGCAAGCCGCCGTCCAAGAAAACCAAAGCCATCCGCAAACTGCACTTTGAGGATGATGTCACTACGTCTCCGGTTCTCGGGCTGAAGATTAAAGAGGCGCCGGTGGACCAGAAACCTCCCCGAGCGCCACCGGCCGGAGGAGACCACGTCCCGCTGGGGGAGTTTGTGTGCCAGCTATGCCGGGAGGCGTACGCAGACCCGTTCGCTTTGGCGCAGCACAAATGCTCCAGGATAGTCCGGGTTGAGTATCGGTGTCCCGAGTGTGACAAGGTGTTCAGCTGCCCGGCCAACCTCGCCTCCCATCGGCGCTGGCACAAACCGAAGCCGCAAAATACGCCGAGCGACAAGGTGTCCGCGTCGAAGACGGCCTCGGATGAAGCAAAGGATTCTAGTGACAGGGACACACCCAGCCCCGAGCCGTCCGAGTCCGGTTCAGAGGACGGACTGTACGACTGCAGTCAGTGCGGGAAGAGGTTTAAGCGCCAAGCCTACCTGCGGAAACACCTGGCGTCGCAGCACGGGTCCCCAAAAGCGGCGGAGGAGGAGGACGCGGCGGGCTGCGAGCAGAGCGCGGCGCCGCTCAACCTGAGCGCCTCCTGCTGCCACCTGTGCCCCGTGTGTGGGGAGAACTTCACCAGCAGAGGCAGCCAGGAGCGGCACATCCGCCTGCTGCATTCCTCACAGGTGTACTCGTGCAAATATTGCCCCGCAGTCTTCTACAGCTCACCGGGACTCACGAGGCACATCAACAAATGCCACCCGTCCGAGAACCGGCAGGTGATCCTGCTGCAGATGCCGCTCCGCCCCGCCTGCTGA